The DNA sequence gggcccgatttttattagtcatataataagaagccaacaaacattgacaccaaggaaaacataggggaaattacttgtgcgtaataaatgaaataaacgatcaagtaatgcaaattaaagtggatgaaaaacaacttgccgcaggtgggagccgaacccacaaccttcgcatttcgcgtgcgatgctctaccaattgagctcccacatgcggcaagttgttttttcatccactttaatttgcattagtttatcgtttatttatttcatttattaagcgcaagtaatttcccctatgttgtccttggtgtcaatgtttgttggcttcttacgatatgttTGCGAACAAGTATCCTAATATCGTTAGCAAAACAATACCGCGTAAGCACAACAAAGATTAAAGAGCTGTTGTACACTTCTGCCCGGGCACACATTTTCATTGTTTTCGTCCGCTTGAAATAAAACAATAGCAGCAAACGAAACACTATATCGCACTCGCAGGTGAACGTGACTGTCATGTACGAGCCATACTGCGAGGACAGTTCGTGGTTCATCACCGAGCAGCTGTTGCCCGTGTACGGGCTCCTGCGCGAGCACCTGGTCGTCGAGATGGTGCCGTTCGGACGCACGCTCATGAAGGAGCCGCAGTGGGTCGACACCAGCGTGTCCTTCACCTGCCGCCACGGGCAGGCCGAGTGCCGCGCGAGCATGATTCACGCGTGCGCCATCGCCCTGTACCCGGACACGGACATGCACTTGCCGTTCATCGCGTGCACGCTCAAGGAGGGGAAGCCCGAGAAGAACGTGCGAAAGTGCAGCACCCAGCACAGACTTGAGGGCAGCAAGATCTCCGACTGCGTCGAGTCGCCGCTGGGCACGATTCTCCTGCAGAAGATGGGCTGGCGCACGACGAAGGTGCGGCCGCCGATTGACAGCGTGCCCAGTGTCCTCATTGACGGCGACTTGAACAGGCGCTACCAGAAGAAGCTGCAGAAGAGGTTCAAGGAGGCCGTCTGCGAGTACTTCAAGCCGCCCGTGCCGGAGCCGTGCGTGGTCAAGGGGTGGTTCAGCCGCTGAACACTGGTTTGCGACGACCCTCTTCGCACTCGAACCCACCCCGCCGCCGAAATTAGCTCTCCTCCCATGTTCAGAAGTGAAATCGCATAACGGCGCAGTACAGAACATGCGG is a window from the Dermacentor albipictus isolate Rhodes 1998 colony chromosome 6, USDA_Dalb.pri_finalv2, whole genome shotgun sequence genome containing:
- the LOC135905109 gene encoding GILT-like protein 1 isoform X1, whose protein sequence is MGAVSLCCLLLLGLLARSPCLAQTETAVGLFPKSVQKVNVTVMYEPYCEDSSWFITEQLLPVYGLLREHLVVEMVPFGRTLMKEPQWVDTSVSFTCRHGQAECRASMIHACAIALYPDTDMHLPFIACTLKEGKPEKNVRKCSTQHRLEGSKISDCVESPLGTILLQKMGWRTTKVRPPIDSVPSVLIDGDLNRRYQKKLQKRFKEAVCEYFKPPVPEPCVVKGWFSR
- the LOC135905109 gene encoding GILT-like protein 1 isoform X2, producing MYEPYCEDSSWFITEQLLPVYGLLREHLVVEMVPFGRTLMKEPQWVDTSVSFTCRHGQAECRASMIHACAIALYPDTDMHLPFIACTLKEGKPEKNVRKCSTQHRLEGSKISDCVESPLGTILLQKMGWRTTKVRPPIDSVPSVLIDGDLNRRYQKKLQKRFKEAVCEYFKPPVPEPCVVKGWFSR